In the Drosophila virilis strain 15010-1051.87 chromosome 4, Dvir_AGI_RSII-ME, whole genome shotgun sequence genome, atgctgatTGATATTCTCCTATTTTTTTCAGGTCTTGGTTCCTCTAAGCGTTTCATGGTGGCCAAGAAGAAGCGTTCCATTGGCCAAACCCAGTTTATGAACGAACCAGTGGGCGAACGAGGACCCAGCTACTATGGCGAgaagttttattaaaatagaCCAAGACACTGAAATAGAGCAGGCGAGGTATAGAGCAAGCGAGCGGatgtaagagagagagagagagaaagaaaataaaagttttcaaGCTGAGCTTTCCGGTTTTATtcaaagaagaaaataatgtCCCCAATCATTTGACCTTTGCCCTAGATTGCaaacgaaagaaaataaaatacatacaatttaaacaaactaattaaaacGAGTCAACGTCGCGTGCAATTTTTGTGTAGAGTTTGAATTtgacaaaaacataaaaaagaaaaacaacaacaacacgtaatattattatatctatgcatatataatatctGAATATTGTATGTCAAGAACATAATCAAAATCAATGTTTTTAAAACACTGACAACAGGGTTGACAAACAATTGTCCAATGCGAACTTACCTATGCCTATACCTAACCTAACTTCAAGTAAACCTAACCACACTTAATCAACAATGTCAATGTCTATTGTCAAGATTTTTGatccccaaaaaaaaaactgtacaattaaacaaaagAACCGCCAACACTATCAGTATATTATTGTGTAATATCAAAACTAGAGGCTTCCCAAGTAGtacaaaaaaaaccaaaaaaaaaaggaaaaaaaaaacaacaaaaaacaaaaaaaaaacaaagaaaatgtttatctACAAATGTCAAACAATCTATAGATACTTTACGATAATTACTTTAAACGagctcagcagcaacagattATCTGtcaatttgctttaaatgttttttaattttttttacaagAAGGCGCCATTACACTGTACTACATTCGAACTATTTACACTGAGCGACTAGCAACATACTTTTATGCGAATGTTGTTAAACcaactatttgaaatatctatgCAACTAACAATtatattaacaacaaatatatatacacacacatatatatatttatatgataatcgagatatatgtatacaattattataataatatgcatactatttgtcaaaaaaaaatatatatatatgtatatgaagtGGCTCAGcgcataaaatattgaaaatattctATGCCAATtcaggcggcggcggcgtacGAAAACcgtgttaatttattttaataaaaattgtctgactgttttattgaaaaaaccaaaaaaaaaaaaaaaaacattggaaaatggaaaaacgtttaaaatatacatactacgatatacatgcatacttatacataattatatacaaatttatttaaaaatttattacaaattataaatagctACAAATACAATGTATGTGCCCCCGCATACCATATTacttataaaaaataacaaaaacactCACAACTAACTAAattacgtatatatattttgaaatatgtattctattttttttttgttttgattggctcatcaaatattttggcCGTTAATTTATGTTATGGTATTATGTGAGCTTAATTTTGATTGGTTTTACGTATAAAACTGATTTAtgattcatttaaataaatatatctttGGTTTGGAAAACCTCAATTAAAATGCCTTAATTATTCATTAACAGAATCGAAAATGGCATGCTGTTAACGCTTAACAGTTTTAGCTGTTGGGCACATTACAGTGCGTCTGTAAAATAACATTCGCCTGTTAAGTGTCATTTGCTGCctattaaaatacaattaattaaatatatattctttatcagcgCCGATAACTGAGTTGGTCTGTGTGCACTTTGCTTTATACATACTTAATATTCATGCAGCTGCAATTTACTCACAGGTCTATGAATAAACCTTATTATCATTAAATGATGATTGATTTGTGAGCGCATTCATAttgcaaatgtgtgtatacataagGTTTTTAAGGCTTTTCAGTGAAATATCCATAAATAAACTAAAGGTATTTGCGGTAatagatttatatttaacGTTACGTTTCCTTAACTaacacataaaataaaataaatattcagttAATGAAACGTGCGAAAGCCATTACAACAATTAACCAGGCGCCACATGTTAAACTCTGGACCATTCATTGATTTGGCAATTCTGAAGGGTTCTTTCTTCATTTTGTTCATAAATCAATGACGTCACAAATggcgcagcaacaactacgCACAATCAAAATACACATCGAATTTTGTTGTCAACGAGAAGAACAGAACAGTTGTGGCTGCCtacgaaataccctgtaaattcATTTCTCATAATTTCAATAGAATGAAGTATTAGATGTTTGGGAATTATGCAAGATATCTCAATGTTGATCATAATAATGAACAATATTATAcaacattttagttttatgCATAAATAGTCAATGTTTCTTCGCGGATCTTCAAACTGAGGCAAACTAACGCTGACTCTAAGATGTTTGCCTATCCAACTCCATTTAcccattaattaaatttatatatagcaCACGCATCTTTGTCGTGAATTGCCTTCAAAAACGAAGAgtttaacaaatgaaaattggcAGGCAATTCAATGAATGCCAATTAACAGCTAAACgaaattaaatagtttaaatgaaatataggcgctcaaacatttttattgaaactGTGTGCAAAaactcaataaaaatcaatttctggctgccaaaaactaaaaaacctaaattgttttttcgtttttgttcttGTCTCTTCACAAATATCAGCCAAATGCTGTGCCACATGCTGCACAATGCTGGACAATGCGGGCCGAACAGCCAGCGAGGCATAGAACCCAACAGGCATGTCCATGTCCCGGATCTATGGGCAAGTAATGGCCCATAGAGCCGTcactgtggctgctgttgtacGCTGGacgtaaacaaacaaacaaacaacaaactgcAGCAGAATTaggtaaaataaataataatgttagCGCAGTTTGAACGAATATCGAATACCCTGTGCAAAGGCGCACAGTATTTGCGCTTTAAATAGCTCAAACGAATTCAACTATGGACACATTCAAATGTATTCCAATATTGATATACGTATTAGCAGTTCATTTGGATGAGTGCGGCTTTCAATTACTCAAAATGTGCATAGTCCCCCCACCACCCTCGACAGCGCCACGCCCCGCACAATATATGCCATATGGAAACAGGCTGAtaaaagacaaataaaaaatgcgagtacagcaacaacaaatgaaaataaaacaaatatcagCCAAGAgtagcgacaacaacaacaacaactgaagccattaatatgtatttctatatGTAGAAGCTCTGGCGTCTGCCATGTGCGACCGGCAGTTAAGCCCGACGCGGAGGCCGGGTAGCTGACAACTCCCGTACTTAAGCGTTGACGCATTTGCATAccaaatcatcatcatcatcatcatgatgaAAGCTGGAAAACTGGGCCAGCTTTTTAGTTGATCTGTTGGCAAATACTGCCGTATTTCAGGAGTTGGGAAACCCAGAAACTCAAAGGCACATTGGCAAAAGATACGTTTgccattgaaaataaaaataaaattaattttataaatataagcaACCTCTTAAATAAATCTATACTTAAGTAAATATTTCGGGAGTTGGAGAAGCAGAAAATCAAAGAAACATTGGGAAAAGATATTTTTGCActgaaatatttcatttaaaaatttatcagtaacataataaaatgaacataaaaattaaaattataaattcattaaataaatcgaaaaaatcaaaaagatACTTTTGCActgtaataaataattttaaaaaaaattgagtttaaaatttatttagccAATCTTTTCGGTTTGTCTAATTTTGTataagtttaaataaaataaataatagcttttattattataaaaaaaagaaataataagaatTTGTTGTCAATTTTATAAGGattattttgttcaatttaaattaaaataaaataaaataatcaatttaaataaaaattaatcatttttaGCTGATTTTAAATAGAAGtaaccaaaaataacaatCTTTTGATAGTAGATCTCTTCGCTGGCTGagaaacgaaaagaaaattaaattttaatattcttattgcatattgtttaaaacaaaaagttttccatttaTTCCAAAGCAAGCAAACATTCTAATTATGGAACAGAATCTTCTAATACTTGTTAATCATACacgaaacaaataaaaaatgtttgtaagcACATTGTATATGCTAAACACAGTGCTTAAGTtggtatttttcattttcagtttAATAATCAAAACGTTTTAAGCATCGTATATATCtgtatccatatatatatatatatatatagatctatCTACAACGATCAGCGCATGTTGGGCAGAACAATTTGCACCTCTGTCATGGGACGAATATCAAATTTGCCGCTAATTATAAGCACAAATTAGTTGCAAACCAGATTAAAAACATAagctaacaaaaatattagatATGTAAGCGGAAATGATGCCAATCAAAGTGAACAAAACACAAACGAGACAAGTTTTtcgtaaaacaaaaaaaaacaagtaagaggttctagtcgggagctcccgattaggggataccctgaaccctcttcttccaacatcaaatgcatacatatcttctattttaaaagctatatgtcaagtttggtgactctagctcttattatttaccaaaattggccaaaaaacaggatattgatatcgatttttatcgattgcttggaaacggagtaggttatcgattatcgcaaCTCGATCTGCACAGGCACTTGGAGCACCTGCATCTAAAATCTCTAGCTaaagtctttagctcttatagatccttgcgttcatacatgcggacagacggacagacagacagacggacatgtctgttacatacatttggattttgcacaaatacaatatacccgtatacccatttttaatgggttcagggtataaaaacaagtgtttttttttcgctgcgCCTGACGTTTAGgccaatttatatttattttatgcacgCGTTTTGAATGCCTAATTAATTGTGCTATATAGACAGATTTTGAGTCCAAACAATTGTTTccgaaattttggtaaatttgGGTGTGTAAATTTCTTGGGTATTTGGTTTAAACAGTTCACCTATttgtctataaatatttacatacatatcgTTGTATAACTTTTGCCATTCATGAATAGCAATTGGAAATTTGATGTGTTTGTTGTGactattaaataccctttacGGAAAAGTTGTTTACGGCTTTCATGAGTTCatgaatttattaaataataagctaTGCATTAGGAATACGCCATAAATGTCGAtcatatagaatatatttctctaaaatatattttgaactAATTTAAACtctttaatttgaattttcctTACAAAAAGCTCAATCATTACACCCTTTAATCAGTTATATGCAGGGTATTAGCTTGGTTGAACTTTTTAGTGTGGCGCAAGCAAAGTCACCTTTAGCCAAGACAACAACCCGACAGCATGTACTACGTAACCAATTGGAATGAATGTGAAATAATTTGTGGAATGTGGCAGCTATGCTCGCAAAGTGCGTGGTAAGCGGTGGGGATGGTGGAAGGGGCAGGCGTTGCGTGGGGGCGCAGGGGAAGTGGGAGGACAAAATGTTGTACCAAAAAAACTGGTCGAATACAAGATACAAAACCTCCACAGCTGGCAGCTAAGGCAAGGCGCGCGCCAACAGGCACGCACACTCCACAGGCCGGTGCCAGCCCCCAAAACGAGACCCGGAGCCGCCgctacacacagatacacacacacacgcacacacacacgcgagcATAGTGTGTGCTCTTGAAAATCAACGAAATAAACCGAAAATATCGCGTCGTCGGAAATGGGAATCCAGCAACGAGTTCAGTTGTTGGGCAGCTGCCTCTGGCAACGCACGCGTCGCACTTAAACAGTTCACAGTTCACAAATCgaagcatatttatatttataaaaaaatatatatatttgccataTTTGAGTAAACTATTAGACGCTCTTCACCATGTCCGAGGAAGTGCCCGCCAAGGGCAGCATTTTGGGCAGTAAGTGGATCGCCAAAAAGAAGGAAATAATATCTAAAATCCCAACTAACAATTGTGGCATATGTGTGCGCAAGATTTCGCCAATGCATGTGCCGAGTGCATCAGCCAGTGCAAGTGCAACAAGTGTCGCCGGGAAAAGAAAAACGGGCTGCAGTGGGCGTGGGattgggcgtgggcgtgggcttTATCTGATGAAACGCACTGCCGCATGGTCGCAATGCGGCGTCTTTGGGCCTATTTGACCTCAAAGGCAGCACAAAGGTCGCACGcgcgcgtgtgtatgtgtgtgtgtgtgtgtgtgtatttgctaTCCTTTCAGTTCACTATTAGGCGGCTTTTTATAGAACGCGCccaaaattttgtatgtgcctTTGCTCCTGTGcgaaacaaataaacacaaaaaaaaaatggaacaaaatttacaaatttatgatATCCCATTGACAGCTCGCCTGAAGGTCATTTGTATGTCAGCGCCATAAACAATGCCTTCTGATTTACTCAAACTCTGCCAAAATACACAGATTGCGCCCACTTGCCTAGGCCAACAAATTGATATTGAAATTAATGTGTACATCGCTTTATCTcatcgaatatatatatatatatatatattaaatcgCTTTTGTCCTTCTGATTGgaacaaaaatttgttataattGCTGTTATTATTTGGGCACAGGTGAAAGCACTTGATGCGGCCGCTTTCTGTATGCTTTCACTTCAGTTTCCGATCCCCATTACTCCTCACATTTTTCCTTGAGCTGTCTCTTCTCTTATGCTTTCGTAAGGCTTCAATATCTTAGGCTTAAGCATCGAATATGGATACTTCCGGGTTAGTTTCTTCATTCAAATCCTTAGCATCTcatctttatctttatctttatcttgTCTTTTATTCAACCTCTCAGACGTTTCCTTGTTATTCACATAATACCCAACTCTTCACTTCGCCTACTTTCATTCTAACATTGATCTTCAATTGACGCCAActatttaaaatcttttcttaAGCAACTTTTAAGTTCGTATCTTCCATTTTCTTCAGCCACGTTCAATTACTTTTGATTCTCTATCTTAAAGATTTTCCCGatttttcttacatttttttctgtgcTTTAAGATCTTATCTATTATTAGACCTGGTCTTgggatttatatattttctgattttttgacatattcaaaataaatagaagaaaaaaaatatattaactaAGAATTGAATTGGACTTAATTAAAGAGTTTTTTCGAATtgttttaagaatttttgcTTAGTAAGCTTAATTAATGCAGAGCTTTAAGTCTTAATGAAAGATCGCAAGggaattttctttaaaataaagaaCTAATTATTTTACTTGAAGTAAGAAAATTCACAAACCaagcaaatttaaaattaaaaagggGCACATAATCAGaccttatttaatttatagagAACCAAACTTAAGTATGaaaatattggaaaaatgtgcTAGAAATAAGAATTTCGTgctaaatttaagtaaaaacTCTCTTCATTTTAGCTTTGCCTTGCCAAGCGGCCACTTTGTGAATTTCTCACTGTCTAGGATTTAGTTGCGTTTTAGGTGTTAGCTCTTAAATTTAAAGTACAAATCGCCTAACCCCTGCTATCGCTATCGGAGCTATAAAAACTATGGAATTGTGATATTTCGCGTCGCTGCGATAACGACTGAACAATTGCGAAAcgttaatttgttttgccatCAATTTGTCGCCGGGTCTTTGGCAGTAGagaatttcaaattgaaaataaataccataaaaatttcaatttgttatcGGGGAGCGGCCGTAATTGCCCGGCAGCAGCACCAATCGTGGGTCTAATAAGAAAACgacaagaaagaaagaaaagaaaaaaacacatttcccTGACCCACCCCAAAACTAATCGACTGCCGGAATTTGGCTCTTTGCAGAACTTGTGCCCGCACGCTATGTGCTCGCCATACTCGGCTCCATTGGCATGGCCATTGTCTACGGCCTGAAGGTGAATCTCAGCGTGGCCATGGTCGCGATGGTCAATCACACGGCCATacaccagctgcagcagcagtcagCCGGCCACCATAGCATTGCGAATGCCACCACCAGCGAGAGCAATCCCGTCGAGCAGTGCTCGCCACCAGGTGGCGCCACCAATGTCACCGCCAAGGTTGAGGTAGGTCGCCAGCCGTCGAATCACTTGCCGCCAGTTGCAATGCCATTTCCCAATCTTTTCACAGGACGGACCCTTCAGCTGGAGTGAGCCATTGCAGGGCACGCTGCTGAGCTGTTACTTCTGGGGCTATCTGGTCTCGCAGATACCATTGGCTCATGTGGCCGAGAACTTTTCGGCCAAGTGGGTCATGCTGTTCTCGGTGGCCATCAATGTGCTGTGCACCCTGTTGACTCCTGTCTTGACTGCATCCCATTATGGCGGCTTGATTGTGATGCGTGTGCTGGAGGGCGTGGGCGGCGGCGCCTCGTTTCCAGCGATGCATGTCATGATCGCCTCGTGGGCACCGCCCACAGAGCGCATGGTCATGTCCACCATCATCTATGTGGGCACATCGGCTGGCACTGCACTTTCCATACTGCTGGCCGGCGTCTTGTCCGCCTCCTGGGGCTGGGAGTCGGTGTTCTATGTGATGGGCGCTCTGAGCTGCATCTGGATGGTGCTGTGGGTATTTTTAGTGCAGGACAATCCCAACAAGCAACGCTTCATTAGTGCCGAGGAACGTCATATGATCACCAGCTCGCTGGGCACCGAAACGAAGGTCGAACATCATCCAAAGGTGCCATGGGGCAAGGTGTTCACCTCGGTGCCATTCTGGGCCATACTCATTGCGCACACCTGCAACAACTTTGGCTGGTACATGTTCCTCATCGAGATTCCATTCTACATGAAGCAGGTGCTCAAGTTCAATGTGGCCAGCAATGCGGCACTCAGCGCTCTTCCCTATTTCCCGATGATCATATTCAGCATATTACTCGGCAAAGTGTTGGACACGCTGCAAGCGAAGGGTAAGCTTATCCTTGACTTTCCATATCCGCATCCATATCCACACTTTTATCCACAttcatatccatatccatatccatatccatatccatatccatatccatatccatatccatatccatatccatatccatatccatatccatatccatatccatatccatatccatatccatatccatatccatatccatatccatatccatatccatatccatatccatatccatatccatatccatatccatatccatatccatatccaaatccatatccatatccatatccatatccatatccatatccatatccatatccatatccatatccatatccatatccatatccatatccatatccatatccatatccatatccatatccatgtccatatccatatccatatccatatccatatccatatccgtATCcgtatccatatccatatcgatattcatatccatatccatatcctcCGATCTCTTCTAATAAGGAATTCATCTGTTTTTTTAGGCAAAGTAAGCACAACCTGCGCTAGAAAGACGGCCACCTCGATTTGTACCATTATACCAGGCATATGTCTGCTGATCCTGTGCTATATCGGCTGCCGTCACTATGAGGCCGTCTCCATCATGTCTGTGGGCATTGTGGCAATGGGCGCCATGTTCTCTGGCTTCTTGTCCAATCACATTGATATCGCGCCCAACTTTGCTGGCACTTTGGTTGCGTTGACCAACACAGCTGCCACCTTGCCTGGCATTGTGGTGCCGCTTTTCGTTGGCTTTGTCACCCATGGAAATGTAGGTGTTACCAAACGTAACTGGAAATAGTTATCCTAATCTCTATTTTGTATTGCAGCAAAATATTAGCGCCTGGCGCATCATCTTTGGCGTTACGATCGTATTATTCGCGCTGGAGTTCTTGGTCTTCGCCATATTCGGTTCGGGTGCTGAGCAATCGTGGAACAGATCTGGTGCCCAGAAGGAGGCTGAGGTCAAGGATGAGAAGACACCGCTTAAGGATGTTAATGCACCGATAAAGCCATAAATTTGTAATCTCGCTAGATGAATGCCAGCCGCatattgcatttcatttgcatgaattttgaattttgtgtAGTTGAAGCACCGAACTGTCGCCCTGGACTGTAAATACTACAATTACCAATTATAGTTTTTAGTTTATCCTGTAATTACTAGGTATACTCGTATCTGTGCGTCTATGGACATTACATCTATGCTTAACCGCCTAACCAAAATGTACTTAACAAACGACAAGAATTCAAAAGTTTATCCGCATACagagtaaataaaattatattgtaccAAGCTAAAGGGTTTCTGCTTACACGATCATAGCGGGATGGGAGAGGTTTCAGAGGTAATTACGAATATCTCAAACGCACCGAGCAAGTCTTTTCAAAATCCAGCTACTATATAATATGAATGTCAGAAAATATGAGAGAAAACGTTAcagatatatttattaaaaaagaaaaacatctatttttaatttatgaacGAGCAAACTCTTTGAGAGTATCTCGTTAATTTGAAAagtaagttgtataaaaaaacatatttgaaacGAAAAACAGGACTAATACAGGCTAATACCGGCAGGGCCCACTGTCGCGTTAAGTATGGACTAATTACGAATCGGACAAatcatattatattatatatgattCCATCtactttttaaagaaaattaatagaACAACTGCCCGAAAAATCGCCACAGGCTGCTGCTCCATCGATTTCGTTTCATTGGATGTTTCTATTATGTGGCCATAGGTATTATGTGTCTAGGTATTATCAGCATGGGCGCCATGTTTTGTGGCTTCCTATCGAATCGAATTTTGCTGGCACTTTGATGGCTTTGACAAATATTGTTGCCACTTTACCGGGCATCATTGTGCTGCAATTGGTTGGTTTTATTACCAAAGGAAATGTGGCTGATCATGTTAATTCTAAAATAATGTTTCTTAAATAGCAAACGATGGCGTGTAATCTTTGTTGCCACGATGGTTGCGCACGTAATAGAATTTGTTGTCTATACCCTATTTGGTAAGGGTACATACAGCAGTATGAAATGATGGGTAGTTCAAGACATCGAAGCTTTTAGCTTATGAAAACCATATTTTAATCGTTTGCATGGCTTTAAGACTATTTCAAGCCTCATCTCTTTACTAAAGCAGTTGGGAAATTGTTAAATCAAGTCAGCTTGGCTTGCCGCAGATTGTCGAAAAAGAtagtttataattaaattatatatagaaaaatattttgtgaagACGGTATTTTaaagaatatacaaatttcaattgttttgggtaaaattaaaacggcagcttaaaactaaaatgtaACGtgcattttgaatttgaatttaacggCTGGttgtgtcaaaaaaaaaaaagataacaTAAGCATAACAGCAAACTACTGTGGCCTAACAGTAACTAGCTGAGGCGATTAACTAGTTCATTGTGATGCACGAAATTGAACCTGGTTCATTTAATTGAACGAAAATTTTGAGTTCGATTAAAGCAACTGTCGACCATTCATTCagatgttatcgataacatttgaCTTTTGTTCTCGATAATggcaatcaaattaaattaaattacgtATTTTACACACAAAACCAAGCCAAAAATTTAGATTAACTTTCCACTATGTTAGTTTAAAACCatagacaaaaaaataacaaaaaaaaaatccacaactatttaaattttgtggcTTTTGGTGCGGCCACAACTCTGGTGCCTGTCGCTCCAAGTGAAACTGCCGCCGG is a window encoding:
- the MFS3 gene encoding sialin, producing MSEEVPAKGSILGKLVPARYVLAILGSIGMAIVYGLKVNLSVAMVAMVNHTAIHQLQQQSAGHHSIANATTSESNPVEQCSPPGGATNVTAKVEDGPFSWSEPLQGTLLSCYFWGYLVSQIPLAHVAENFSAKWVMLFSVAINVLCTLLTPVLTASHYGGLIVMRVLEGVGGGASFPAMHVMIASWAPPTERMVMSTIIYVGTSAGTALSILLAGVLSASWGWESVFYVMGALSCIWMVLWVFLVQDNPNKQRFISAEERHMITSSLGTETKVEHHPKVPWGKVFTSVPFWAILIAHTCNNFGWYMFLIEIPFYMKQVLKFNVASNAALSALPYFPMIIFSILLGKVLDTLQAKGKVSTTCARKTATSICTIIPGICLLILCYIGCRHYEAVSIMSVGIVAMGAMFSGFLSNHIDIAPNFAGTLVALTNTAATLPGIVVPLFVGFVTHGNQNISAWRIIFGVTIVLFALEFLVFAIFGSGAEQSWNRSGAQKEAEVKDEKTPLKDVNAPIKP